One window of the Aptenodytes patagonicus chromosome 5, bAptPat1.pri.cur, whole genome shotgun sequence genome contains the following:
- the RPS24 gene encoding small ribosomal subunit protein eS24 isoform X2, whose amino-acid sequence MNDTVTIRTRKFMTNRLLQRKQMVIDVLHPGKATVPKTEIREKLAKMYKTTPDVIFVFGFRTHFGGGKTTGFGMIYDSLDYAKKNEPKHRLARHGLYEKKKTSRKQRKERKNRMKKVRGTAKANVGAGKK is encoded by the exons AATGACACAGTGACCATCAGAACCAGGAAGTTCATGACAAACAGACTGCTTCAGCGCAAGCAGAtg GTGATTGATGTTCTTCATCCTGGGAAGGCCACAGTCCCCAAAACAGAAATCAGGGAAAAGCTGGCAAAAATGTACAAGACGACCCCCGATGTGATTTTCGTCTTTGGCTTCAGAACTCACTTCGGTGGTGGCAAGACAACAGGTTTTGGCATGATCTACGATTCTCTGGACTATGCAAAGAAAAACGAACCAAAGCACAGGCTTGCCAGG CATGGCTTGTATGAAAAGAAGAAGACTTCTAGGAAGCAGCGGAAGGAGCGtaagaacaggatgaagaaagTCAGGGGCACAGCCAAGGCAAATGTTGGTGCTGGCAAGAAG taa
- the RPS24 gene encoding small ribosomal subunit protein eS24 isoform X1 — protein sequence MNDTVTIRTRKFMTNRLLQRKQMVIDVLHPGKATVPKTEIREKLAKMYKTTPDVIFVFGFRTHFGGGKTTGFGMIYDSLDYAKKNEPKHRLARHGLYEKKKTSRKQRKERKNRMKKVRGTAKANVGAGKKK from the exons AATGACACAGTGACCATCAGAACCAGGAAGTTCATGACAAACAGACTGCTTCAGCGCAAGCAGAtg GTGATTGATGTTCTTCATCCTGGGAAGGCCACAGTCCCCAAAACAGAAATCAGGGAAAAGCTGGCAAAAATGTACAAGACGACCCCCGATGTGATTTTCGTCTTTGGCTTCAGAACTCACTTCGGTGGTGGCAAGACAACAGGTTTTGGCATGATCTACGATTCTCTGGACTATGCAAAGAAAAACGAACCAAAGCACAGGCTTGCCAGG CATGGCTTGTATGAAAAGAAGAAGACTTCTAGGAAGCAGCGGAAGGAGCGtaagaacaggatgaagaaagTCAGGGGCACAGCCAAGGCAAATGTTGGTGCTGGCAAGAAG AAATGA